One genomic window of Corallococcus silvisoli includes the following:
- a CDS encoding LysR family transcriptional regulator, producing MMVSENLGLFVAVARQLSFVEAAKRLGLPTSTVSRRIALLEETLGTRLLQRTSRRVGLTLEGTRLLERAGPLLDQLGEVLDQSVDREEEPAGRLRITAPVTSGAQRIAPLLFSFAAQHPRVAVELTLTNSVVDLVEEGFDLAFRVGPIRDTELVARRLWSIESVFAASPRFVQDTLKGQTQLTREALKKVPAVLTLPRGVWRLRRRDGGVEEVRPADVRVTVNDPRVAVAAAQEGLGVVSAPRELVDPHGQALVPLTVKGRTLEPRELFAVYPSRRQLSTRARRVLDWVMKHGAPEPSAKHRVTHPHG from the coding sequence ATGATGGTCAGCGAAAACCTGGGCCTCTTCGTGGCCGTGGCTCGGCAGCTGAGCTTCGTGGAGGCCGCGAAGCGCCTGGGGCTTCCCACCAGCACGGTCAGCCGCCGGATAGCGCTCCTGGAGGAGACGCTGGGGACTCGGCTCCTCCAACGCACCTCGCGGCGCGTGGGGTTGACGCTGGAAGGGACGCGGCTGCTGGAGCGAGCAGGGCCGCTGCTGGACCAACTTGGCGAGGTGCTCGACCAGTCCGTGGATCGAGAGGAAGAACCCGCCGGCAGGCTGCGGATTACGGCACCCGTGACGTCTGGAGCCCAGCGCATCGCCCCCCTGCTGTTCTCCTTCGCGGCCCAGCATCCGCGAGTGGCCGTGGAGTTGACGCTCACCAACTCCGTGGTGGACCTGGTGGAAGAAGGGTTCGACCTCGCCTTCCGGGTGGGTCCCATCCGGGACACCGAGCTGGTGGCGCGGCGGCTGTGGAGCATCGAGTCGGTGTTCGCGGCCTCCCCACGCTTCGTGCAAGACACCTTGAAGGGACAGACTCAGCTGACCCGGGAGGCGCTCAAGAAGGTGCCGGCGGTGCTTACGCTGCCTCGCGGGGTTTGGCGCCTGCGCCGCCGTGACGGCGGAGTGGAAGAGGTCCGACCAGCGGATGTTCGCGTCACGGTGAACGACCCACGGGTGGCAGTGGCGGCAGCTCAGGAGGGACTGGGCGTCGTCAGCGCGCCCAGGGAGCTGGTCGACCCGCATGGCCAGGCGCTCGTTCCGCTCACCGTGAAGGGGCGCACCCTGGAACCGCGAGAGCTCTTCGCGGTGTATCCTTCACGAAGGCAGCTCTCCACGCGGGCACGCCGAGTGCTCGACTGGGTGATGAAGCATGGTGCTCCAGAGCCTTCGGCGAAGCACCGAGTCACGCACCCTCACGGGTAG